The proteins below come from a single Gossypium raimondii isolate GPD5lz chromosome 2, ASM2569854v1, whole genome shotgun sequence genomic window:
- the LOC105787707 gene encoding uncharacterized protein LOC105787707 produces MASSTVSFIIIIITTVLLPSLSSQLSDLFPSNNPPPFLGKHSHPIKQPNHHQQYRYETRYFSQPLDHFSFLDLPRFRQRYLINTEHWVGPSRSGPIFLYCGNEGDIEWFAVNTGFVWDIAPRFGAMILFPEHRYYGDSMPFGSKEEAYRNATTLSYLTAEQALADFAVLITDLKKNLSAEGCPVVLFGGSYGGMLAAWMRLKYPHVAVGALASSAPILQFEDIVPPETFYNIVSNSFKRESSSCFDTIKNSWNALRSEGQKEDGLKQLSKTFHLCRELTSVQGLSDWLDSAYSYLAMVNYPYPSNFLMPLPGHPIREVCKRIDGSPAGSSILERIFNGVSVYYNYTGEVDCFQLDDDPHGMDGWNWQACTEMVMPMSSDQNTSMFPAYDWDYSAFREGCQRDFQVTPRPRWITTEFGGHDIEHVLKSFGSNIIFSNGLLDPWSGGSVLKNISETIIALITKEGAHHIDLRASLTEDPDWLVEQRATEIKLIQGWIYNYSKKMKATFEI; encoded by the exons ATGGCAAGTTCCACAGTCtccttcatcatcatcatcatcaccaccGTCCTTTTGCCATCCCTCTCTTCACAGCTGTCCGATCTCTTCCCTTCCAACAACCCACCGCCCTTCCTCGGCAAGCATTCACACCCAATCAAACAACCCAACCACCACCAACAATACCGTTATGAAACCCGGTATTTTTCCCAACCGTTGGACCACTTCAGCTTCTTGGACCTCCCCAGGTTCCGACAACGTTACCTTATCAACACTGAACACTGGGTCGGCCCTTCCCGTTCCGGCCCAATCTTCCTTTACTGCGGCAACGAAGGTGACATCGAATGGTTCGCCGTTAACACCGGTTTTGTATGGGACATCGCTCCCCGCTTCGGTGCCATGATTCTATTCCCAGAg CATAGGTATTATGGGGACTCAATGCCGTTTGGAAGTAAAGAAGAAGCTTATAGAAATGCCACTACCCTTTCTTATCTAACAGCAGAGCAAGCCCTTGCTGATTTCGCCGTTCTCATTACTGATTTGAAGAAGAATTTGTCTGCTGAAGGGTGTCCCGTTGTTTTATTCGGCGGCTCCTATGGAGGAA TGTTAGCAGCATGGATGAGGCTCAAATACCCTCATGTTGCTGTTGGGGCACTTGCTTCATCAGCTCCGATTCTTCAGTTTGAAGATATTGTGCCACCTGAAACGTTTTATAACATTGTCTCCAATTCATTCAAG CGGGAAAGTAGTAGCTGCTTTGACACCATTAAAAACTCATGGAATGCATTGAGGTCCGAGGGTCAGAAGGAGGATGGCCTTAAGCAACTGTCTAAAACTTTTCACTTGTGCCG GGAACTTACAAGTGTCCAAGGTCTATCAGACTGGTTGGATTCTGCATATAGTTATTTGGCAATGGTTAATTACCCGTATCCTTCAAACTTTTTAATGCCTTTGCCGGGACATCCCATAAGAGAG GTCTGCAAAAGGATTGATGGGTCTCCTGCCGGGTCTAGCATTCTGGAGCGTATATTCAATGGAGTAAGCGTATATTACAATTATACCGGAGAGGTTGACTGTTTTCAACTTGATGACGATCCTCATGGCATGGACGGTTGGAACTGGCAG GCATGCACTGAGATGGTTATGCCGATGTCTAGTGATCAAAACACTAGCATGTTTCCAGCATATGATTGGGATTACTCTGCTTTCCGAGAAGGGTGCCAGAGGGATTTCCAGGTGACACCAAGGCCTAGATGGATAACAACCGAATTCGGTGGACAT GATATTGAGCATGTATTGAAATCCTTTGGAAGCAACATCATATTCTCAAATGGTTTATTAGATCCTTGGAGTGGTGGCAG TGTTCTGAAGAATATATCTGAAACGATTATTGCTCTCATCACAAAAGAAG GCGCCCATCACATTGACTTGCGTGCCTCTTTGACAGAGGACCCCGACTGGTTAGTGGAACAGAGGGCAACCGAGATCAAGCTGATCCAAGGTTGGATTTATAACTATAGTAAGAAAATGAAAGCAACCTTTGAGATATAG
- the LOC105787705 gene encoding protein CROWDED NUCLEI 4 yields MASPFTPGTGKALSITPGSRVSKSSLGDETIWKRLKEAGFDEESIKKRDKAALIAYIAKLEAELSDHQYHMGLLTLEREELASKYEEIKASAEATELMHKRDQAAHISALAEAKKREDGLKKALGVEKECLASIEKALHEMRTESVETKVAAESRLAEARIMIEDAEKKFSEAETKFRAAKSLQTEATFIQRDAKRKLQEVEAREDDLSRQIVLFKKDSDAKEKEINLERQSLSERKKIVQQEHERLLDGQASLNQREEHIFNRMEELNRLEKELEASKAELEKERRALKDDKSNLELTLVSLSKREEAVIEREALLSKKEQELLVSQEKLANKESSEFRKVIASHENALRTRNSEFEAELELKRRMVEDEIEMKRRAWELKEMDINNKEDQICEREHGLDVRLRILAEKEKDVAEKSNLIDVKENNMSAFEKELELKKAALEKEKEEMSKMKLELQKSLLSLEDKRNQVDHEKEKLEALRSETHELSTLELKLKEELDLVRAQKLELMADVDRLEVERAKFETEWELIDEKREELRKEAARVCKDREEISKYLKDERDRLRSVRDVMREQHNKDVESLNREREDFMKKMVTEHSDRFNKIQQERADFLLGIETQKRELENCIEKRREELESSLKEREEAFEREKKNQLDHINALKEIAEKELEQATLEMKRLDAERTEIKLDRERREHEWAELNKSIEELKVQRHKLKQQRELLHADRKEIHFDIEELKKLGDLKAALDNMTVAQMQRSIVELSQLKASERNNLKQQAVLQNVESGSDKNKIFAVDGNGFNSPMAKPDSSPSGSARFSWIKRCSELIFKHTPDKAQMKPEERPLELDGEPKILEVPSEGEVFERTQAGRKRRVDNMPSNGTKKSRQKDASVLEVEDNTHRVHSIEPNVVLDQPELMSYNQSKGGADETNELIVDRVINISEAIPVKETVDDFSNVENIDQLQDTGEKDKSGEPLVVPMGNVSQLNIHCQRTEDKSGKGKQKLEDNVTVQPDDKVRTRSRAGLKQVL; encoded by the exons ATGGCGAGCCCGTTCACGCCGGGTACTGGTAAGGCTTTGTCGATAACTCCGGGGTCTAGGGTTTCAAAGAGTTCTCTTGGTGATGAGACGATCTGGAAGCGGCTCAAGGAAGCTGGATTCGATGAGGAATCTATCAAGAAGAGAGATAAAGCTGCCCTTATTGCTTATATTGCAAAGCTTGAAGCAGAG CTCTCTGATCACCAATACCATATGGGCCTTCTTACATTGGAAAGAGAGGAATTGGCTTCCAAGTATGAAGAAATTAAAGCCTCTGCTGAAGCAACTGAGCTAATGCATAAACGGGATCAAGCTGCACATATATCCGCTCTGGCAGAAGCAAAAAAGCGTGAGGATGGTTTGAAGAAAGCTTTAGGAGTTGAGAAAGAATGCCTAGCAAGT ATCGAGAAGGCTTTGCATGAGATGCGTACAGAATCTGTTGAAACTAAGGTTGCAGCTGAAAGTAGATTAGCTGAAGCACGTATTATGATAGAGGATGCTGAGAAAAAGTTTTCAGAGGCCGAGACAAAGTTTCGTGCAGCAAAGTCTTTACAGACAGAAGCTACCTTCATCCAACGTGATGCTAAGAGAAAACTCCAAGAAGTTGAAGCACGTGAAGATGACCTTAGTAGACAAATTGTATTGTTCAAAAAAGA TTCTGATGCAAAAGAGAAAGAGATCAACCTTGAACGGCAATCGTTGAGTGAGAGGAAGAAGATTGTACAGCAAGAACATGAAAGACTACTTGATGGACAAGCTTCCCTGAATCAAAGAGAGGAGCATATTTTCAATAGAATGGAAGAACTAAATCGTCTTGAAAAGGAGTTGGAGGCTTCAAAAGCAGAACTTGAAAAGGAACGTAGAGCTTTGAAGGATGACAAATCCAACCTTGAGTTGACTTTAGTTTCTCTGTCGAAAAGAGAGGAG GCCGTTATTGAGCGAGAAGCTTTGCTTAGCAAGAAAGAGCAAGAGCTGCTTGTTTCTCAAGAGAAACTCGCAAACAAGGAATCT AGTGAATTTCGGAAGGTCATTGCTAGTCATGAAAATGCATTGAGAACCAGAAACTCTGAGTTTGAGGCTGAGCTTGAGCTTAAGCGCAGAATGGTGGAAGATGAGATTGAAATGAAGAGACGGGCCTGGGAGTTAAAGGAGATGGATATAAATAACAAGGAGGACCAAATTTGTGAAAGAGAACATGGTCTTGATGTTCGATTGAGGATATTAGCAGAGAAAGAGAAGGATGTGGCTGAGAAGTCAAATCTCATAGAtgtcaaagaaaataatatgagtGCTTTTGAAAAGGAACTTGAGTTGAAGAAAGCTgctttggaaaaagaaaaggaagagatGAGTAAAATGAAACTAGAGCTTCAGAAGTCATTGTTGTCATTGGAAGATAAAAGAAATCAAGTTGATCATGAAAAGGAGAAACTAGAAGCCCTGAGAAGTGAGACACATGAATTATCAACTTTAGAATTAAAACTGAAGGAAGAACTTGATTTGGTTAGGGCTCAAAAATTGGAGCTTATGGCTGATGTTGATAGGTTGGAAGTAGAGAGGGCAAAATTTGAAACTGAGTGGGAGTTGATTGATGAAAAAAGAGAAGAGTTGCGGAAGGAAGCAGCGCGTGTTTGCAAGGATAGAGAAGAAATTTCGAAGTATCTCAAGGATGAGCGTGATAGATTGAGAAGTGTGCGTGATGTGATGCGAGAACAGCATAACAAGGATGTTGAATCATTGAATCGTGAGAGAGAGGACTTCATGAAAAAGATGGTGACTGAGCATTCTGATCGGTTCAACAAGATTCAACAAGAGCGTGCTGATTTCTTGTTAGGGATTGAAACCCAAAAGAGGGAGCTGGAGAATTGTATTGAGAAAAGGCGTGAAGAATTGGAAAGTTCTTTGAAGGAAAGAGAGGAAGCTTTTGagcgagaaaagaaaaatcaacttGATCATATTAATGCTCTAAAGGAAATAGCAGAGAAAGAGTTGGAACAAGCTACTCTAGAAATGAAAAGGCTTGATGCTGAGAGGACGGAAATCAAGTTGGATCGTGAGCGAAGGGAACACGAATGGGCTGAGTTGAACAAGTCTATCGAGGAGCTTAAGGTGCAAAGACACAAATTGAAGCAACAGAGGGAATTATTGCATGCTGATAGAAAAGAGATACATTTTGATATTGAAGAGCTAAAAAAGTTAGGGGACTTGAAAGCTGCTTTGGATAATATGACGGTGGCTCAAATGCAGCGCTCTATTGTAGAGCTTAGCCAGCTGAAAGCATCTGAAAGAAATAATCTGAAGCAGCAAGCTGTCCTGCAAAATGTGGAATCTGGTTCagataaaaataagatttttgcTGTGGATGGCAATGGATTCAACTCTCCGATGGCAAAACCAGATAGCAGTCCCTCTGGCTCTGCCCGTTTCTCTTGGATCAAGCGCTGCAGTGAATTGATATTCAAACATACCCCTGACAAGGCCCAAATGAAGCCTGAAGAAAGACCATTGGAATTGGATGGAGAACCAAAGATACTGGAAGTGCCCTCTGAAGGTGAGGTTTTTGAAAGAACTCAAGCTGGAAGGAAAAGGAGAGTTGACAACATGCCTTCAAATGGCACCAAGAAGAGTAGGCAAAAGGATGCTTCTGTACTTGAAGTAGAGGATAACACTCACCG TGTACATTCAATTGAACCAAATGTAGTGCTGGATCAGCCTGAATTAATGTCATACAATCAAAGTAAAGGAGGGGCTGATGAAACCAATGAGTTGATTGTTGATAGAGTAATTAATATTTCTGAAGCAATCCCTGTAAAAGAGACTGTAGATGATTTTTCCAATGTAGAAAATATAGACCAGTTGCAGGATACGGGAGAGAAGGATAAATCTGGGGAACCATTAGTGGTACCTATGGGGAATGTTTCTCAACTTAATATCCATTGTCAG CGAACGGAAGACAAGTCGGGAAAAGGCAAACAAAAGCTTGAAGACAATGTTACCGTCCAACCAGATGACAAAGTGAGAACCAGATCGAGGGCAGGGTTGAAGCAAGTGTTGTAG